The Thermocrinis ruber genome has a window encoding:
- the dtd gene encoding D-aminoacyl-tRNA deacylase: MRALVQRVKASWVVVDGKEVGRIEKGLNILLGVRAGDTEEKVDKLVEKVVHLRIFEDERGKFQYSLLDVKGSALVVSQFTLYANTQKGRRPSFEEAEKPEKAKELYELFVKKLSQYVPVQTGIFGAHMEVFIINDGPVTILLEV, translated from the coding sequence ATGCGCGCCTTAGTGCAAAGGGTAAAGGCCTCTTGGGTGGTGGTGGACGGTAAAGAGGTGGGGAGAATAGAAAAGGGACTGAACATACTTCTTGGAGTCAGGGCGGGAGACACGGAGGAGAAGGTGGATAAGCTGGTGGAAAAGGTGGTGCATCTTAGAATATTTGAGGATGAAAGGGGTAAGTTTCAGTATTCCCTCTTGGATGTGAAGGGTTCCGCCCTTGTGGTTTCCCAATTTACCCTTTATGCCAACACCCAAAAGGGCAGAAGACCCAGCTTTGAGGAGGCAGAAAAGCCAGAGAAGGCAAAAGAACTTTATGAACTCTTTGTCAAAAAGCTTTCCCAATATGTGCCCGTGCAGACGGGCATCTTTGGTGCCCATATGGAGGTCTTCATAATAAACGACGGACCCGTAACTATCCTTTTGGAAGTTTAA